A single region of the Vicia villosa cultivar HV-30 ecotype Madison, WI linkage group LG4, Vvil1.0, whole genome shotgun sequence genome encodes:
- the LOC131600544 gene encoding protein BIG GRAIN 1-like B, with protein MAKMYKLEKTSTKHDRFLNPSFSSTLLDQIYRSIDDGETTPTTFYREQKPTVINKLVTTDRKQNYNKPKTEKAIPVVKKPDSRKFHHRDHEQDALFFSSTSISSDSSSAGFSSDTDSLSRTFIPPRPKPVRTSASFRFEGEKQRNHVIDCFHRSSETKQRTENRGEEAILIKSKSRAVKIYNNLKKVKQPISPGGRLTSFLNSLFHNNNNNNEKKTKGSSCCKDERKKVASTTCSSASSFSRSCLSKTASFCHRDNYKTVRFCGVEEGRVKVEEATRKFLNEYRCNSYNKKNNDLVLLKDLRVNQNDDEDDDDVASCASSDLFELDHLGVLGDGRYCEELPVYGTTRVKC; from the coding sequence ATGGCCAAAATGTACAAATTGGAAAAAACATCTACAAAACACGACAGGTTCCTAAACCCTTCATTCTCTTCCACTCTCCTAGACCAAATTTACCGTTCCATCGACGATGGAGAAACAACACCAACCACATTTTACAGAGAACAAAAGCCAACGGTTATCAACAAACTAGTAACAACCGATAGAAAACAAAACTACAACAAACCAAAAACCGAAAAAGCCATCCCTGTCGTGAAAAAACCCGACAGCAGAAAATTCCATCACCGCGATCACGAACAAGATGCTCTGTTCTTCAGTTCCACTTCCATTTCCTCCGATTCTAGCTCCGCCGGATTCTCCTCCGACACAGACTCCCTATCACGTACCTTCATTCCACCGAGACCTAAACCCGTAAGAACAAGCGCGTCGTTCCGATTCGAAGGCGAGAAACAGAGGAATCACGTTATCGACTGTTTTCATCGAAGTTCAGAAACCAAACAGCGCACAGAAAATCGCggcgaggaagcgattttaataaAAAGCAAATCAAGAGCGGTTAAGATTTACAACAATTTGAAGAAAGTGAAGCAACCGATTTCACCAGGAGGAAGACTCACGAGTTTTCTTAACTCTCTGTTtcataacaataataacaataatgagAAGAAAACTAAAGGTTCTTCTTGTTGTAAAGACGAACGAAAAAAAGTAGCTTCCACTACGTGTTCTTCTGCTTCTTCGTTTTCACGGTCTTGTTTGAGTAAAACGGCGTCGTTTTGTCATAGAGATAACTACAAAACGGTGCGTTTTTGTGGCGTGGAAGAAGGTAGGGTTAAAGTGGAGGAAGCTACTAGAAAGTTTTTGAATGAGTATCGTTGTAATAGCTACAACAAGAAGAATAATGATTTAGTTTTGTTAAAGGATTTGCGTGTTAATCagaatgatgatgaagatgatgatgacgtGGCGAGTTGTGCGAGTTCTGATTTGTTTGAGTTGGATCATTTGGGTGTGTTGGGAGATGGTAGGTATTGTGAGGAGCTTCCTGTGTATGGAACAACTCGTGttaaatgttaa
- the LOC131598525 gene encoding pyrophosphate-energized vacuolar membrane proton pump 1-like, with amino-acid sequence MGTRLDGGLEFSVCPAETLNVRWQLFLCVSVGLWAGLIIGFVTEYYTSNAYSPVQDVADSCRTGAATNVIFGLALGYKFVIIPIFAIAISIFVSFSFAAMYGVAVAALGMLSTIATGLAIDAYGPISDNAEGIAEMAGMSHRIRERTDALDAAGNTTAAIGKVQFSTFFFFLFT; translated from the exons ATGGGAACTAGGCTTGACGGTGGGCTGGAATTTTCTGTTTGTCCTGCAGAAACCTTGAATGTCAGATG GCAGCTATTCTTGTGTGTATCTGTTGGTCTTTGGGCAGGTCTTATCATTGGATTTGTTACTGAATACTATACCAGTAATGCATACAG CCCTGTGCAAGATGTTGCTGATTCCTGCAGGACTGGTGCTGCTACCAATGTTATCTTTGGCCTTGCCTTGGGATACAAGTTTGTTATCATTCCAATTTTTGCCATTGCAATTAGTATTTTTGTTAGTTTTAGTTTTGCTGCCATGTATGGTGTTGCTGTTGCCGCTCTTGGAATGTTGAGTACCATAGCAACCGGATTAGCCATTGATGCATACGGTCCAATCAGTGACAATGCCGAAGGTATTGCTGAGATGGCTGGAATGAGTCACAGAATTCGTGAAAGAACCGATGCTCTTGATGCTGCAGGAAACACAACTGCTGCCATTGGAAAGGTTCAGTTTTccacttttttcttctttcttttcaccTAG
- the LOC131600545 gene encoding probable WRKY transcription factor 21 isoform X1, which produces MPKTKNKSNGHKTKFGDDKDGNTLPSGPVKRKRMRPANQKRTAASEMSASAQLVLDATGSRCNRKNSPIWFTLVASEDQNGEISLPQISACYLKIKKHRVKISIKAPAISNKLADIPPDDYSWRKYGQKPIKGSPHLRTESDLIEEIIKTVLLKLSHKYTNEL; this is translated from the exons ATGCCTAAAACCAAGAACAAGAGCAATGGACATAAAACCAAGTTCGGAGATGACAAGGATGGAAACACCTTGCCTTCAGGACCAGTGAAGCGGAAAAGGATGCGTCCTGCTAATCAGAAGAGAACAGCTGCATCTGAGATGTCTGCCTCAGCACAACTCGTGTTAGATGCAACAGGGAGCAGGTGCAACCGGAAAAACAGTCCTATTTGGTTTACTTTAGTTGCTTCAGAAGACCA GAATGGAGAAATTTCCTTGCCACAGATCTCTGCTTgctatttaaaaataaa GAAGCATAGAGTGAAGATATCAATTAAGGCGCCTGCTATCAGCAACAAACTTGCTGATATCCCTCCTGATGATTACTCGTGGAGGAAGTACGGGCAGAAGCCGATCAAGGGCTCTCCTCACCTAAG GACTGAATCGGATTTGATCGAAGAGATTATCAAAACAGTTTTACTAAAATTGAGTCACAAGTATACAAATGAACTCTGA
- the LOC131600545 gene encoding probable WRKY transcription factor 21 isoform X2: MPKTKNKSNGHKTKFGDDKDGNTLPSGPVKRKRMRPANQKRTAASEMSASAQLVLDATGSRCNRKNSPIWFTLVASEDQNGEISLPQISACYLKIKKHRVKISIKAPAISNKLADIPPDDYSWRKYGQKPIKGSPHLR, from the exons ATGCCTAAAACCAAGAACAAGAGCAATGGACATAAAACCAAGTTCGGAGATGACAAGGATGGAAACACCTTGCCTTCAGGACCAGTGAAGCGGAAAAGGATGCGTCCTGCTAATCAGAAGAGAACAGCTGCATCTGAGATGTCTGCCTCAGCACAACTCGTGTTAGATGCAACAGGGAGCAGGTGCAACCGGAAAAACAGTCCTATTTGGTTTACTTTAGTTGCTTCAGAAGACCA GAATGGAGAAATTTCCTTGCCACAGATCTCTGCTTgctatttaaaaataaa GAAGCATAGAGTGAAGATATCAATTAAGGCGCCTGCTATCAGCAACAAACTTGCTGATATCCCTCCTGATGATTACTCGTGGAGGAAGTACGGGCAGAAGCCGATCAAGGGCTCTCCTCACCTAAG ATGA